CGCTGAGGTTCCGTTAAAGCAGATTCGGGAAGATGTCATTGAGCAGGTGATTCTTCCGATTCTCCCTAAGGACTTAGTGGACTTGGACTCGATTACCTATCACATCAATCCTACCGGCCGCTTTGTGATCGGCGGTCCACACGGCGACACGGGGCTGACCGGCCGAAAGTTAATCGCGGATACCTATGGCGGTGTCGGGAGTCACGGAGGCGGCGCCTTCTCCGGGAAGGACCCGACGAAGGTCGATCGATCTGCGTCGTATAATGCCAGGTATATCGCAAAGAATTTCGTGGCGGCCGGCCTGGGCCGGAAATGTGAGGTGCAACTGGCCTACGCGATCGGCGTTGCTGATCCGGTGTCGGTGTTGGTGGATACCAAGGGGACAGGGGTGGTCCCGGACGAGGAGTTGACAAAAATGGTCCGCACACACTTTGAGCTGACCCCGGCGGGGATGATCAAGGCGCTCGATCTTCGACGCCCGATCTATAAGCAGACTGCGGCCTATGGCCATTTCGGTCGCACAGAACCTGATTTTACGTGGGAGAGAACCGATAAGGCCGATGGGCTGAGAAAAGAGGCTGGCCGATTAGGAGCTTAGAGGCAGGGTATGGGGTATAGGGTATGGGTTTGAAGACGGCCAAGGAGTGGGATCAAGCAAGTTTGATGACGGGTCTCTTTTCTATACCCTACCCCTAACTCCTAGACCCTGCTTGGAGGTACTATGGATTACGATGTGAAAGATCTGGCGCTGACGGATAAATGGCTCCTGCGTATTGAATGGGCGAGGGAATAGGCCGAGATTGAGTACGGCGTTTAGAATCGGATTGTTCTACAGTCGTTAGGCCTTCTTACAATTCTCTCATTTTAAATAGTTGCTGCCCCCCCCTGAAGGTCCTCTCAAAATCTCTTGCCGATTAATAACGATAATGATCCGGCTTATAGGGACCATCTGGAGAGACTCCGATATATTGAGCCTGCTTGGGACTCAACCGGGTTAGCTTGATTCCCAGTTTTTCCAAATGCAGTCTGGCGACTTCCTCATCCAGCTTTTTAGGTAAGGTGTAAACACCTATGGGTCGTGGATTGTTCCAAAGATCGATTTGGGCCAAGGTTTGGTTAGTAAATGAATTCGACATGACGAAACTGGGATGACCTGTGGCACAACCTAGATTGACAAGACGTCCTTCAGCCAGAAGATAGAGGTTGTTCCCATTGGGAAGTACATATTTATCCACCTGGGGCTTGATGTTGACGCGTTGCACACCCGGAAGGGATTTCAACCCGGTCACATCGATTTCGCTGTCGAAATGCCCGATATTGCAAATGATACTTTCCCCTTTCATCGTCACCATGTGAGCCGTAGTAATGACATCCACGTTACCGGTGGCGGTGATAAAAATATTTCCCACCTTGGCGGCATCTTCCATAACGGTGACTTCAAAGCCCTCCATCGCCGCTTGTAGGGCGTTGATGGGATCAATTTCAGTGACGATAACGCGGGCCCCGTAACTGCGCATGCTATGCGCGCAACCCTTGCCCACATCTCCGTAGCCGGCTACGACCACCACTTTACCTGCGATCATCACATCGGTGGCGCGCTTGATACCGTCGGCCAATGATTCTCGGCATCCGTACAAATTATCGAACTTGCTCTTGGTGACACTGTCGTTCACATTAATGGCCGGCACCAAAAGTTCCCCTTTTTCCATCATCTGGTATAAACGATGGACGCCGGTGGTGGTTTCCTCCGAAACCCCTTTCCAGTCTTTTATCATGCGGGTCCAGATACCCGGATGGGACTTCAAGGTTTTTTTCAACAAGTTGAGGATACAGCCTTCCTCCTCGTTTGCCGGTTTTCGATCCAGGAAAGACGCGTCTTTTTCGGCCCTGACTCCCCAATGAATGAGCAAAGTGGCATCGCCACCATCATCCACAATGAGCTGGGGTCCCAAGACCTCACCATTTTTGCCAGGGTGAACCAGCGCGTTAAAAGTACAGTCCCAATATTCCTCCAGGGTTTCACCTTTCCAGGCGAATACGGGAACTCCAGCCACGGCAATGGCTGCCGCTGCATGGTCTTGGGTTGAAAAGATATTGCAAGAGGCCCAGCGAACATCCGCACCCAGGTCGACCAAGGTTTCGATCAACACGGCTGTTTGAATGGTCATATGCAGCGAACCGGTTACCCGGACGCCTTTGAGGGATTTCAATTTCCCGTACTTTTCACGCACCGCCATCAGGCCGGGCATTTCTTTTTCAGCAATTTCAATTTCTTTGCGACCAAAATCGGCCAAGGACAAATCCGCCACCTTAAAATCAGGCGAAGAGGATAGTTTTTTTTCTGTTAACGTCGGCATGTTCATATCCTTTTTATAAAGAGTGCGAGGCGCCCCTATTTTAGCCCTCACCGGCCGCGCGGAACGCGGCGAGGGGAATTTCATGTGCTTGATTTTTTCTGATAAGGTATTGCTTCTGACGGGGGAAGTATACGCAGCAACGGACTTGTGGTCAAGGCAATATTGGCCCCAAAATGTGGGGTGTGGCCATGCGGGCGCTCGGGATGGGCGCGAATGTCATCATTGCCGAGATCGATCTTCAGATCTCGGCGTTGAAGCTGGCTTCGATGGGGGTCCGGATCGATACGCTCACGGATGAGCAGCGCCGGCACCTCGACTCATGGAGCATGGGAACATAGAGCGTTCACAGTTCAGCGTTCATAGTTTAGAGAACAAACCGATAGAATGGTCTGATCAACCCTGCCCATGAACTACGAACAATGAACTATGAACTCTCTTCAGCTTTTGACCGTGAGCACGGAGCTGAGGGCGGCAGCGGAGAAGAGGACATTAGGTAGCCACGCCGCGACGACCGGGGGCAGCACACCGCCTCGCCCCAGAGCAATGCTGAAGGAGTTGAGGATCGAGTAACAGATGGCAACTACCACGCAGGCCCCCGTCCAGGCCATCACGCCTCGCGTGCCGGTCCGGAGGGCGAAGGCGATCCCGATGAGGGCCATCACGAGGCTCATGAACGCTGTGGAGCCTTTTGCTGCCAGGTCGACCTGATACCGCATAGAGTTGACCCCGCTTTTGCCGAGTCTCTCGATGTACTCCCGAAGCTCCGCGGAACTCATCTCCTCCGCCTCCCGCACGACCTGCGCAAAATCCGTGGGCTTTTCTTCAAGATCGAGCGTGAGGTTCGTGAACGGATCGACTCGATAGCTCCCATTAGGCCTGGTCCAGGAGACTTCGCCGTCCCGAAGCCACCACCGCCCGCCTTGCCATCTGGCCTCCTTTGCATCGACCCTTCTCAACAGCCTGAAATCCGGTGAGAGTTCAAAGATGGTCAACCCCCGGATGTTGCCCGATGCCACCTCCAGCAGAGAGATGTGCAAAAACCGGTTACCCTTGGCTCGGTACCAGATATCGTTGTCCTTAGTTCGCTGAAAGGGGGAGACCTTCTGTACCTTGACCCGATACGCGTTCAGCGCGCGCTCGTTCATTTGAGGGATGATCGACTCACCAAGGATCAAGGCCGCAAGGCTCACCACGAGGCTGAGGACCAACAGTGGAACAATAATACGCAAGAAGCTCAGATGACCCATCTTCATGGCGAGCAATTCGTTCTGCCGGGTCATTCTTCCAAGGCTGAACAGGGCGGCGAGAAGCACCGCTATCGGCATGACCTGGAATCCGAACCATGGCAGCCTGTGGAAGTAATATTGGATAACCACTATGCCGGATACGTCAAGGAAGCGGGATAGGCGGTCGAACAGGTCAACAATGGCGGCGAGCGCGAGGAAGATCGCCAGTGAGAAGACGAACAGCCTCAAAAACTCTCTCGCAAGGTAACGATCCAGGATTCGCATAGCAGCGCTCAGTGCTCAGCTCTCAGGGCTTATAGGAGGACCTGTTGTGGCTGATCGCTGATCGCTGAACGCTGTCCTTGTCAGCGTTCGAAGCCTGGCGGGCAGAAAGGTCTCGCGACCC
This DNA window, taken from Candidatus Methylomirabilis sp., encodes the following:
- the metK gene encoding methionine adenosyltransferase, whose translation is MPYKHYLFTSESVTEGHPDKIADQISDAVLDAIFTQDPYGRVACETLVTTGLAFVAGEISTKCYVDIPRVVRETIRDIGYTRAKYGFDYETCGVINAIQEQSPDIALGVDIQGAGDQGLMFGYASDETPELMPMPIMLAHKLCRRLAEVRRTEILDYLRPDGKSQVTVEYVDGKPNRIDTVVISTQHSAEVPLKQIREDVIEQVILPILPKDLVDLDSITYHINPTGRFVIGGPHGDTGLTGRKLIADTYGGVGSHGGGAFSGKDPTKVDRSASYNARYIAKNFVAAGLGRKCEVQLAYAIGVADPVSVLVDTKGTGVVPDEELTKMVRTHFELTPAGMIKALDLRRPIYKQTAAYGHFGRTEPDFTWERTDKADGLRKEAGRLGA
- the ahcY gene encoding adenosylhomocysteinase, which gives rise to MPTLTEKKLSSSPDFKVADLSLADFGRKEIEIAEKEMPGLMAVREKYGKLKSLKGVRVTGSLHMTIQTAVLIETLVDLGADVRWASCNIFSTQDHAAAAIAVAGVPVFAWKGETLEEYWDCTFNALVHPGKNGEVLGPQLIVDDGGDATLLIHWGVRAEKDASFLDRKPANEEEGCILNLLKKTLKSHPGIWTRMIKDWKGVSEETTTGVHRLYQMMEKGELLVPAINVNDSVTKSKFDNLYGCRESLADGIKRATDVMIAGKVVVVAGYGDVGKGCAHSMRSYGARVIVTEIDPINALQAAMEGFEVTVMEDAAKVGNIFITATGNVDVITTAHMVTMKGESIICNIGHFDSEIDVTGLKSLPGVQRVNIKPQVDKYVLPNGNNLYLLAEGRLVNLGCATGHPSFVMSNSFTNQTLAQIDLWNNPRPIGVYTLPKKLDEEVARLHLEKLGIKLTRLSPKQAQYIGVSPDGPYKPDHYRY
- the lptG gene encoding LPS export ABC transporter permease LptG, with translation MRILDRYLAREFLRLFVFSLAIFLALAAIVDLFDRLSRFLDVSGIVVIQYYFHRLPWFGFQVMPIAVLLAALFSLGRMTRQNELLAMKMGHLSFLRIIVPLLVLSLVVSLAALILGESIIPQMNERALNAYRVKVQKVSPFQRTKDNDIWYRAKGNRFLHISLLEVASGNIRGLTIFELSPDFRLLRRVDAKEARWQGGRWWLRDGEVSWTRPNGSYRVDPFTNLTLDLEEKPTDFAQVVREAEEMSSAELREYIERLGKSGVNSMRYQVDLAAKGSTAFMSLVMALIGIAFALRTGTRGVMAWTGACVVVAICYSILNSFSIALGRGGVLPPVVAAWLPNVLFSAAALSSVLTVKS